Proteins encoded in a region of the Armatimonadota bacterium genome:
- the tatC gene encoding Sec-independent protein translocase protein TatC has product MNKGATAEEELEQPEKEENEIEDRPADLTEHLEELRTRIIRSLFAIFIGWVTGYILFPVVYHLISLPLNEPLRRVHGTTVFLHFADPFFLRLKLSFVVGLIFAAPYVTYQIWAFVAPGLTRSERRVVKMFIPFSGILFAMGVVLGYLLLPAAISWFLSYLQDYGNATLLQNPLSYVLLSVKILLAFGLSFQLPIVLIILAKLGLVTSRRLMTYWRHAIVIISIIAAVITPTNDPLSMTVMALPMVFLYFFTIGVVKRMENNSAKQHKQNGQ; this is encoded by the coding sequence ATGAACAAGGGCGCTACCGCTGAAGAAGAACTGGAACAGCCTGAAAAGGAAGAGAACGAGATAGAAGACCGCCCTGCCGACCTGACCGAGCATCTGGAGGAGCTGCGCACGCGCATCATTCGGTCGTTGTTTGCTATTTTTATAGGCTGGGTGACGGGCTATATTTTGTTTCCTGTGGTTTACCATCTCATCTCACTACCCTTGAACGAACCACTGCGCAGGGTGCATGGCACAACGGTGTTCCTGCACTTCGCGGACCCCTTCTTCCTGCGCCTGAAGCTCTCTTTTGTGGTAGGGCTGATTTTCGCTGCGCCTTATGTAACCTACCAGATATGGGCGTTCGTTGCGCCCGGATTGACCCGCAGCGAGCGGCGTGTGGTAAAGATGTTCATCCCCTTTTCGGGAATACTGTTTGCCATGGGTGTCGTATTGGGGTACTTGCTGTTGCCTGCCGCCATAAGCTGGTTTCTTTCGTATCTGCAAGATTATGGCAACGCGACCCTTCTGCAGAACCCTCTTAGCTATGTGCTGTTGTCCGTAAAGATTTTGCTGGCTTTCGGGCTCTCCTTCCAGCTGCCTATCGTGCTGATTATTCTCGCCAAGCTGGGGTTGGTGACGTCCAGGCGATTGATGACTTACTGGCGTCATGCCATCGTCATTATCTCCATCATAGCTGCCGTGATTACGCCTACTAACGACCCTCTGTCGATGACCGTTATGGCACTGCCGATGGTGTTCCTGTATTTCTTCACCATTGGCGTGGTGAAGCGCATGGAGAACAACTCTGCGAAGCAGCACAAGCAAAACGGACAGTAA